One genomic window of Bactrocera dorsalis isolate Fly_Bdor chromosome 4, ASM2337382v1, whole genome shotgun sequence includes the following:
- the LOC105221883 gene encoding cytochrome c oxidase subunit 4 isoform 1, mitochondrial: protein MQSSQHPLERLASRFGVRLTMCRQTHSDQVMERIGKREIVGYGWNGSPCYHDRLDYPMPAIRFREPDPEICALREKETGDWRKLSIDEKKQLYRYSFRKTFAEMKAPTSDWKFSLGAALIAVSIGIWLSQSYAHGIYPEYPETFDEKRRSAQLKRMIALEVNPVTGLASKWDYEKDRWK from the coding sequence ATGCAGTCTTCACAGCATCCACTTGAACGGCTTGCGAGTCGATTTGGTGTACGCTTAACAATGTGTCGTCAAACTCATAGCGATCAAGTGATGGAACGCATTGGGAAGCGTGAAATTGTCGGCTATGGCTGGAATGGCTCGCCTTGCTATCATGACCGCTTAGATTATCCGATGCCAGCAATACGTTTCCGAGAACCTGACCCTGAGATATGTGCGTTGCGCGAGAAAGAAACCGGCGATTGGCGGAAGTTGTCCATAGACGAGAAGAAGCAACTTTATCGTTACAGCTTCCGTAAAACATTTGCCGAAATGAAAGCTCCTACTTCCGATTGGAAGTTTTCTCTAGGCGCAGCTTTGATTGCAGTTTCGATTGGTATATGGCTATCACAATCTTATGCTCATGGCATTTATCCAGAATATCCTGAAACATTCGATGAAAAACGTCGTAGTGCACAATTAAAGAGAATGATTGCGCTGGAGGTTAATCCCGTTACTGGATTAGCTTCCAAATGGGATTACGAAAAGGACCGCTGGAAgtaa